TCGAACTTGGGTCTAGACCATCAACTATGACGGGGTAAAAAATATATGTCAATATGGCTAAAGAAATCAAACACGATTGCTTTAGGTAACCCTTCTTTAATGTAGTATATAAGATAATATAAACATTAAGATTTTACTAATGATGCAAGTATTTACCATAAAcgtcatatttttttatataaaactaatatttttttatgaatatcccaaatagaatatatgtctcacaaaattgatccgCGAGAGTTTTTGAGGGGTGTATTGGTTATAGACTTGTAATGacttttatggagtttaaaagtctagaggtattcaaactagacttttatatactccataaaagtttagtggtattcaatgtaaacttttgtagaattttaaaaagtcatgtgatattcaaacttgacttttaaaaactctacaaaagtctataggtattcaaaatttcaatagacttttaatgactctatggaattctattaagtacaagaattataacctaaggtacaacaataaaatgtcaaTAAAAGTATTTGATTCAACCTAAAGATTTGGATGtacatttaattgaaaaatctCCCAAattccatctatttatttttccttttatttgtactttttaaaaacataattaaaatttaatttttttattaattattatataacattttatttttaattattttctttaattttagttaatctatatattaaattattgtataagcaaattcataacgatactataccaaaattttcggtataccgaaccaaaaaaaccttacattttaaaaaaatttataatttattgttttaaaatattatatattttaaaatttttgtatatttttccggtatttcggtatataccaaaattttcaaattgtatatcgttaccgtaccgaaaaattcggtattgttacggtaccgtatcgaaatcttcagtatacttaaaattcggtattcaatatttttttgttatggtaatctcggtacaccgaaaattcggtattttttcccacccctaacAGGGCTTGTATTGGCATGTGCtatattacacaattttctttgaaataagtgtcaatttgatgaatttcaaattgaactagataatgaagctcaattgtcttcatcagcacaagtttatgaaggtgacgactttgatcagttatttaatactcaaaaacaacaatgagcaaatgctaatgcatggagggatatcatagccaatggaatatagaacgatgttgatcaaattgtcagtaatgattagattttttttataaaagactactcattattttgagtgttcttttaataaaattttattatgaacttataaaaatattattcattaatatgttgaattgacataaagaattgaaattttgatttcaataaattggatagttcatttgtcgtttttcacaaattaaattgatttaacttttaagtaaataaaattcatttacattcataaataaaaaataataatttaaaattgaagaggttatttatgtccaataattattttaaaaataataataaaaaataaatcacaattataaactacCTAATTCGCATAATTCTATGAAAAAGTTCAcaaaagtttacaaaaatcttgaaaaaattctataagagtctatgaaatttgttttacaattatatgagattccataaaagtcaataaaaatctatcaactccacaaaagtacatcatttaaaaaaagtcattaaaatcTTTGAAAGCATAGAATGAATACATCCTCTTTTGTGAAATTTTATATAGCTACCCaaatattcattaattaatCACTACAAAGAAAGCAACTAAAGTGTTCCCGATGTTATCTTTACTTTTTTTCACATTATATCGTTAGGTAGAGAGGCATGTGGTGTGATCATGACATTAAATTTGATTGTGATATtataattttcattaaatttcaATTGTCGAATACTTTGAAGACAATGTAGAGTGTCCAAATGCACTAACTTTTCATTTGCAAAcatatatttaaattgtttaagaataaaatcaaataatatacTTAATCTAAGTTGTCATGCCTCAACTTTTGGGGTTCTATACAAGCATTTCTGGAAGAAAAAAGATATTGTGCTTCCACATCTTCattgtgaaaaagaaaatgtatttaATTTCGATTTGTTGTTTTTCCTTTTCAAAggaaaacataaaaataaaaagaaaagaaaagaaaagcgAAAACAATGTAATTGGATAACAGATATATCTAAATATAATAAATCTCATCAGTCAGTCAATTAGAATTATTAAACTAATAGGCTTTgaccaattaattaaactatattATCGCATCAAACAtttgtcgttttaccaaaagttataattAATGATGATGATACAGcactaatatttttataacaTGCTACACTTACGTCGTACATCATCCACTCTCTTACCTCTTACGAAGATAATtattatgaattattttttgaCTACTCCCAATGCCAACATTTTTTGTATAATTTGTGCTCTACAACTACAAATGTAGACGAAATGAACTATATATGTATTGGCTATGAAATCCCCAATGCCAACATTTTTCGTAGacgaaattaaatataaataaataaaaatttgtgtgagacggtttcacggatcgtattttgtaaaACAGATGGTTGACCCGTTTCACCGATTTTTATACTCTTGTCTTTAAAAAATCCAGTACATTTAACCCTCATGTTTTTTTTGGAATTTCATTTCTTTGGAAATAAACATATGGACGTAGCACGTAAAATCCAGTCATTTTAGTAGGCAGCAGCTGTTTTTCCTTCTATTTCACATCTGCAGCAGCTCTTCTCCATATCGCCAGTTGCCGCCCGCCGGCTCATTTTTCACTTTTATCTCAGGTCTCATCCAACAAAGTTACGGCTCTCGATACGAGCCATCGTCCgtgatattgatattgatattgatattggAATATAATAAAGGAATCCCATGGTCACTCCAGTCCAAGAATGCGACTGACGTAACAGGCCTACTATTACTACTATTCTACAGTAAAATACTGTTTTCCTTTTCGTTTTCTTCCACTGTTTCCGTTTCTCCAATATATTAGTCTATTGTCCCAAAACTCTAATCGCGTCGCTTTGCTGAGCTGAAAACAACTTTTCCTTTTCCCCGTAACGACCATTTTTTCCCTCTTCTCCACGCTCGCATTCCCACTGTTGAAGCTTTCTCTCATACACTCCCGCAGACTCTTTCAGTCTCTCTGTCTCCTCGTGTGTGTGTTTTCAAAGTAAAGCACCACTTCAATCTCAAagctttcttttttctttctttttctattTGGTTTCAGCTGAAGGAAAGGTAAGTTCTAAAGAACCCATCTTTTCCTTTGTTTGTCTTTTTGGTGGCCACATTTCCAGCGGTCACATATCTGGTTTAGCGAGATTTTCTTGGAAATGTCAGTTCTAGTAACTTTCTTGATCTTAATGTTATGCAACTATGGTGGTGTTTTTATTGTGAGTTCTTTAAATGACGAAGGCATAGCTTTGTTGACATTTAAGCGGTCCATTAAAGAAGATCCTGACGGTTCACTCAATAATTGGAATAATTCTGACGAAAACCCTTGTTCTTGGAATGGAATTACGTGTAGAGATCAGAGAGTTGTCTCTGTTAGCATACCGAATAAGAAACTCTATGGGTTTCTTTCTACATCACTTGGATCTTTATCTGAGCTTAGGCATGTTAACTTAAGGAGTAATAGGTTTTTTGGGGCCTTAGGTTCTGATCTTCTCAAAGCTCAGGGACTGCAAAGTTTGGTGCTTTATGGTAATTCCTTTTCTGGGAATTTACCATTTGAGATTGGGAATCTTCAATATCTTCAAACTTTAGATTTATCACAAAATTTCTTTAATGAGTCCCTTCCCACTTCATTTATTCAGTGTAAAAGATTGAGAAATCTTGATGTTAGTCAGAATAATTTTAGTGGTTCTTTGCCGAATGGATTTGGGAAAAACTTGGTTTTGTTGGAAAAGCTTGATCTTTCATTCAATGAATTCGATGGCCCAATTCCTGGTGACTTGGGCTATCTGTCTAATTTACAAGGAACTCTAGATTTGTCTCATAATATGTTCAATGGTTCAATCCCATCCATTCTTGGCAATCTTCCTGAGAAAGTTTATATCGACCTCACATATAACAAATTAAGTGGCCCGATTCCACAAAATGGTGCTCTGATCAACAGAGGACCAACTGCCTTCATTGGAAATCCTGGTCTTTGTGGTCCTCCATTGAAAAATCTTTGTTCTTCAGATAGTGAGACAGGATCGTCTTCCTCGATTCCTTACTTGCCTAGTAATTATCCTCCACAAGGTGGAGAAAATGTTGGAAAGGGACAGGGGCTGAGTAAACCCGCTATGATTGCTATAATCGTGGGTGATGTGATTGGAATTTGTGCTATTGGTTTGCTATTCTCATATTGTTACTCGAGGCTTTGCCCTCGTGGCAAAAGAAACAATGAAAATTCTTATGGTTTTGAGAAGGGACGTAAGGCGAGAAAGGAATGTCTATGCTTCAAGAAAGATGAATCAGAGACTTTATCAGAAAACATAGAGCAGTATGATCTAGTGCCATTAGATGCACAAGTGGCATTTGATCTTGACGAGCTTTTGAAGGCATCTGCTTTTGTCCTTGGCAAAAGCGGTATTGGAATCGTTTACAAGGTTGTGCTGGAGGATGGACTTACCCTGGCTGTGAGAAGATTGGGTGAAGGAGGTTCACAAAGATTCAAAGAATTTCAGACTGAAGTTGAAGCAATTGGAAAGTTGAGACATCAAAAGCTCGTAAATCTTCGAGCTTATTATTGGTCAGTGGACGAAAAGCTGCTGATATATGATTTCATACCGAATGGGAACCTTGCTACTGCTATACATGGTTAGTTTTATGACTGGTAGctatattaatatatatcttGTTTATATAGTCACAAAAATGGGATATCTTTCTTATATTAATAGGAAATAACCTGAAATATTTTGTATGCAATTTTCCTCAGGAAAGCCAGGGCTGGTGACATTTGCGCCTATCTCATGGTCTACACGATTGAAAATAATGAAAGGAGTTGCAAAAGGCATGGTTTATCTACATGAATATAGTCCCAAGAAATACGTTCATGGCAATTTGAAGCCATCAAATATATTGCTCGGACCCGATATGGAGCCCAAAATCTCTGATTTTGGCCTTGGACGACTCGCCAACATAGCTGGTGCATCCCCAACTATGCAATCAAGCCGAATGGCCTCTGAGAAACCACAGCAAAGGCAACAAACCAGTAGTACAGCTTCCGAAGCTGCAACCTTTGTCTCGACTTCTTCTTTTGGCTTGTACTATCAAGCTCCCGAGGCTGTGAAAATGGTGAAACCATCTCAAAAATGGGATATCTACTCGTATGGTGTGATTTTACTTGAGATGATCACCGGGAGAGGGCCACTAGTCCTAGTTGGAaacacagaaatggatcttgttcatTGGATGCAACAATCTATTGAAGAGAAGAAACCATTATCCGACGTCTTGGATCCACACTTGGCTCAAGATGTTGATAAAGAGGAAGAGATTATTTCCGTTCTGAAAATCGCAATGGCATGCACACAAGGCAGCCCCGAGAGGAGACCTTCGACGAGGCACGTTTCGGATGCAATGGAAAGAATTCCCATTTCCTCTGattgaaaaaaagaaaagaaaaatgacacTCCATTCTAAGAATTCGATTCCATATTGGATCGACGTTGATGTTGAACCGTTCTTTCTTGAACGCGAGAGGAGACGTGCAAGAGGGGAGAGTCTGGACCAATGTTGACTTGAACTGAATGAACATATGAATTCCCTTTTCTTCATGCCAAAAAAGTCTAGTGAAATGTGGggtttttttctttaaaagtgtGGTTTAGGGTGCGACTTCATTGTTGATGTGTGTACATGCAGAAGCTTTGTCATCTTGTTGTTACCAttccttttttgttttttttggtGCTTTTTTTGACAGCTTGCCATTTGTGTGTTTGTGCTATTTCTTTTGTTTATCTCTATATCTTTGTTGATGGTGGTATGTAATTTAAATCATTTCAGTTAAAATCTATTTCTTTGGAAAGAATTTCATCAAGTATTTGGAATTATTCATCCATAACAAAAGGACTACCGAATGGAAGAGGACTGAGTTTAAGATTTGTAATCTTTTAGTGGTCAATTCAACAATATTGTGAAAGAAGTAGACTAAGTTGCAAGTTTTCAATATCGAGACTGTTCCCTCTTCAATTCCAGATATTCTTGGATAAGAGCACAATAAATTCCTAGCATTGATAAGTTAAAAACTCAAAGTATGTCAACAAAATTATAGTAGTATGATTGGAATATCACATATGAAAATGTGTGGAAGATAGTTTGAGAGTTATGGTGGTAGGGCAAGCACCATGCATGACTTTGGGCTTGGGGGCCAATTTTTTGCACCAAATAATTCTTGATATTCGTTTGGCCACAAACTAGTAACGAAACTTCTTGTCTGGATTGGTTTGTCAATAATTTCCTTATGGAACCCATATTTACACACTGTTTTTCAACATTTGTATCTTTGATTTGGAATCATTGGCCCCGTCAATCAAGCAAGTTGAGGTGGAGAGCCTTGAGGAAGTTTCAAGGGAACACAAATTGATTGTGGACTGATGGGTGGGCTTAAAATTTTGACCATACCAAGAAATAAGTGGTGTGTATTGGTTGGTTTGCTCGACTCGGACACCACACAAATTTAAATCTGTTTCGGTTGTATgttacaaatatataatatgatatccgaaatatggcaaaaacttttgtgagactgtcttgtgggtcgtattttgtaaggcggatatcttatttgggtcattcatgaaaaaatattactttttatgctaagagtattactttttattgtgaatatcgatagtgttaacccgtctcacagataaaaatttacATTTAATGCAAAAAAGGTTCGATTAATATTGACAAAAATATACTCAAGTTActaaatgttattttataaaatgtataatctaaatttaattattaatgtaCTTAAACTTTGATTTTAGGGTTGGTTCGGGTTTTGACATATATAATAAGAAAATCGAACTGTATAAATTTCGATTTTCTATTTATGGTATTTGAAATTCTATTTATACTGTATCTCACTAGTAATATTATTTACCGGAAGTGTGATTATATTTATAGCCTTcgtgaaatataaaaaaaccaTAAAACCTCGTTGTAAAATTTAAATCCTTTTAAAACTTTGTTTgtctaaaatgaaaaatatttgtcccACGAGGTTCTAAGTCTCATTTTTCACAACAACAGGTTTTAAAAGATCATTCATTTTATATgaaataactttttttttttaacaggGTGCTGTATATCCCACATTTCTCTAACTAATTATCAAACGTGACTTGACTCAAAAGAGCTAAATTTTCATGGTTTTGAATGAATTACATTGGGGGCAAAAGTCTAATCTAAAATGTCAAAATGTTTTACCGTTGGCTGAATCAAAAATCATGTGCATTTTTTAACGGAACAATTTAAGAAAATGtgacatttttattttgtaagaGCTTAAATTTTTCGttatgttgaatttttatttttttaaaaaaaacttataatGTTTAGGATAAGTTTATAtcagaaaatattaaaactaaattttctttacaaccaTCTCAAATTTTCACGTTTCAGACAactttttatccaaatatttcaaaaaaccAATTTTATAAAACCAACTTTAAtctaaatcaaatcaaattatttaaaattagatATTAATCAATGTAAGAAAGTGAGACAACAAAGGAGGAAGAATTAGGCTCGAGTTAGGGGTTTGgattcaattccttcttctttccCGGCAAAGGTTGTAGCAGTCAGTAATGAGTTTTAATTAGATGGTCAGAATGACTAACCATAAGAGTATAGGTTTCACGTAATATACTAAAAATAGAAGTATTTCTTAGCCCAAATCAAGCTGAGGTATTCAAATCATTTTCCTGTAGAATGAAGTCATTGGATTCAACATAGAACCAACATATGTAATATGCTACTAAACTGAAACAAAAAAATCCACACATCTTGGATTCCTTTCGTTCGAGTTTCTTGCTCACAATGAGTTGTCAAATTGAATTAACCAAAGCCGAAGAAGAGACAATGTGATTTGCTTCGTCGTTATAGCACGCGATTCTCAGCCTTTGAACGCGCTCCACAAACTCCCTAATCATGAACAAAGATCAAGTATAGTTACCAGATCTCCATAGAAGAACAATCGGTTTGTATATTCTTGGTAAAAATTGAATTATTATGCTTCACTTGCAATAGGTCAGTAAAAGTAATACGTACTTCCAAGGAACATCTGCAATAGTGCTCCATTGCTCATCAATATCCTTGTAAAATAAGGAGAATTGTGACCCAACTTCGAACAATCTCAGACCTGATATCGTATATTTTCCTAATACACATTTACAGCACAACCTTTTGATTAGTTCATTGAAAGTTATAAGACAAATCAACTTATTGTCTCCTACAATGTGTACCATACCAAACATGTCTTCTAGTTGAAGTGCAAGACTCAAATAATCCATATGATCAATAATGCACACTTTTCTTCCTACAATGACACCATCCATGCTCACTTTCACATAAGAAGTCCAACATTGTTTGTTTTGAGTTCTCTCCGATGATTCTCCATTGAGACTTTCTTTAATGATATGTGTGTTCAAATCGGTAGCCCGTTTCATATGTGGGTGGAGCTGCTGCCAATCTACCAAGATTTGATCATAGTTTTCTGCAATTAAAAACATGAGGAAATGTGGCATTGAACCTTTATTTTAGCACAAGTGTATTCAAGTAAAACCCAGATTATGATTTTATCGATTTATCTTTTAATGTATATAGTATCGAGGACAGACAGCGAAAAAGATAGGACGTCGAATAAATATTTGAGTGTTGACGAGAAAAAGAAACTAGGTCCTAAGCTCACGTCGAATGTTAAAAATTGATGGCAATGTATAAGATTAGACTAAGTAATTCAGTGCACAAATATTGTATGTCTGATTTTGGGCACTGAGGGctgaatttcaagaattctgAGACGACCCGCATATTTTAAGCTAGATGGTACTATCAATGTCGAAATTCCCATAAGATATGTATTTGGATTTGGAGATACTTCAACATATCAGATTATGATGAAAACTAAAAGTTCTTTAGTGTCTGATGTAAAATCGAACAAGTTATACACTTTGGATGATACAACCATTTTGACGATCGGGTATCTATTTTTAAGGAGTTGATACAGTTGGGTTCTGATTATACCAGCAAAGTTTCGAGGAAATTATCACATTTAATAGATTCATGTATTGTCTGAGACGTTACGCAGAGACTCGTGTTTACGTAAACTGTATGAAGATGATTATGTTGAAGAAAATGAATGATATTACCATGAGCACAAGGATAACCAGCATCCGGCTGCAATGCTCTAAGACTGAGCCCCAAGTCAATGAGCTTAGAGTCCTCTTTGTTTACACAATATGCAGTGGGAAGAATATAGCTTGATGCATTTGAATCCATTTAAACTGTAATAATAAGAAGTAAATATATCGACTTTGTTATGAAATATACGTATGCATTCATGTTCCATACACCTATATATACACGCATATTCTAAGTGCAAATATTTCAGACTCCTGCGACAGAATTGAAGTTGGGATCAGAAATGGTAAGAAGACGAGGGGACAAAGGAGACAATAACTTTATCCCATTATCATTCAGAGAAAATTATGAATGGCGGttatgaattctatcatttaaGGGATATGTTTTAACATGGGGTGGCAAAGGAACACAAGGACAAGGTATGGGCTCGAGTGATTGCAACAGAAGTGGGTTTCGAGTTCTTGCAACCATATGTTGCCacaaatatcaattatttttcagctCAAATCTGCCTTTCATTAGAAGCGCAGGCCATGCTAGCCTGTGGTGTTTGTCGTGGACATGGAAAATGTTTTCATAAAAAGCCATTGTTGGTCGATACATGAACCTCTTCATATTTTATCACATTAAGTACTTGTTAGGTTTCCGCTgctataatagtaataatactCAACCAACATACTCCCACTactttagattttgaacttttGGTAAAATGACAATAAACAAGCCGCTGTGGAATTCGTTCAGGATAGTTTGTAGTTAGTTTCTCAAAAATAGAGAAGAATGGCATAACCATCATAGTTGCCTTTCGCTTTTCGTTTCTCAACATCACTTGTGTGTGATTCGTGATTAAGACTACCATCAAGGTTGATCCAATGACATACAATAAGacatatatgattttttatatgAGGTCATGCGTTGAGTAACATAACCCATATTTGTACCATTGGATCGAAAAATAGGACAGTGCCCCTATGTGTAGGATCAAATCAATCCTCGCAGCCTTGTATTATGCAGAGCATCTAACAGCAAGCACTCAACCTCCACGTCTAGTAACACAGCAATTTTAATTCGTAATGCTTTCTATAAATTCTCAGTTATACTTGTTTTCCCCAATAAATCAACATCATTGTTGGTTCACCTTAAAATGTGCTGTTGAGCTGGCGTTGACAGAGCATGTTAAAGAACACGGCATTCACCAAACAAAAATCTCAGGCAACAAGAAATATGTTCAATACATAAAGGCAAAAAAAAAGGACAAGAAAAGAGTCTTGCACAACAAGAGGAATACTCCTTTTTTCAAGGTTGATAGACAAGTTGCCTCATTAGTTCTTCCACTCACAACATAGCTTAAACAGAACACAATCTCAATAAACTACACTTACATGGATACGTGTTTTCTATATTCAAATGTCAGAAAAAATATGTATAACCAAACTTATGCATGGTCTTCTCAGGACTCCATACAACTGCCAGTTAAAAGAGGCTAGACACACCAACCAACAGTTTCCTACCAAATCTTGAATGATACCTTACCAAACACATGACAAGTTTGTGTATTACTTTTGAGCATGGTCAGTCAAGGATCGGTCCCTTGAGAAGAAACAACACTCATACACACCCTAAATTAAAAAGGAAATTGTTAGAAGGAACACAATCAAATGATTCTGACAATATTTATTATGATTCTAAATAATGGAAATAGGGTGGGTGTAAGAATATCTTACCAGTACATTCACGCAGGTTCGTGGGATAATCAATGAATTCCCCCAAAGATAAagggaaattttaaaaaaatgagggGTAAATAAGTCACGTGGATGTAACTTTTCTGCTTCATGCTAAATCAAGATTATGCCTCATATTCTTGAACTGAGTCGTGATGTGTTAGAAATTCGATTATACAAGGGTACAATTGTTCCGCAGCCTGCAGTATCAGTGAACGTCAAAAACCAAGGACAAGACTTTTAAAAAAGATGAGTAAATTTCAAAAGGCGACAGATAAAATTTTCATACCATCCGTCCTCCCACCAAGTCGTAATGGGCATAATGCGGACCACCAGGCTCTCCAAATACTTtatacgtgaccaaatgctcggGAATGAGCTTCACAGTTTCTGATTGATATAATTGGATTGGGAAGACAAATTAAAATTTGTGAAAGTTGGTCTAACAGATATTATTTTGAGCTGCGATAGAAAGCAAACCATGCACAGCTTCTGGTGGACAAATCAAGTCATGATCTCCCGCAAGAGCCAAGACAGGGACATTGCTTTCATGAAGATGATCCTTGTAGAAAAATTTACCGCTTCTGTCCCGGAGTCCCCCTTCTCGAAAAGCTGTAGTCAGCTGCAATAACAGTTTAGCAGGAATGGTGCCTACCAAAAGTAAAGTTTCCATTAATCAATGAATGAATGCACAACATACAACAGAAATTAATATATACCTGCTGATAATGTGACACACTAAATAAATTTGGAGCTTGGAAATGCATAGCCATTTCTAGCACTTCATGGGATGCACTAAACAAAGATGACTACTGTGCCAAGAAAGGACTGATAACCCCTAGTTTTTCTTTTCGTTAAATCATTCTAAACGAACTAATTAATACATACTGCTCGCAAAATTATCAGATTACAGCTGGGAATTATAGGAATGGTGAAATATGCTATCGCTTATCGTATAACTTCTTCGCTTAAGATAAAACTCACTCTCTAAAACAAGGAAACAACAGTACCAGATTGCCATGGCATTACCCATCTGTGGTTAAGGACAAGTGGATACCAAAAAGAGGAACATGTCTCAACTTACAAAAGTTGCTTAAAACAAGTTTCTTCAAAAGATCTGGATGCATCATATCCTGTGCTGATATCAGGTCATTCAGCCACGATAAGACATAAGGTGGCTGGGAAGAAAGAGGGTAAGCTGCAGATAACAATGCTCCCAAAGGAACAATCGGCACATTGAGAGCTTGTGCGGGGTCAGCCTGAAGGAAGGAAACTTATATTAAATACAACGTAAATAAGAATTTTGCAATTGACCTGAGGAGATCAAGAGATAAGAAATGCAACTTACAAGGGGTAAGAGCAGTTTGAGTGATGATTTAGA
The Primulina tabacum isolate GXHZ01 chromosome 9, ASM2559414v2, whole genome shotgun sequence DNA segment above includes these coding regions:
- the LOC142555350 gene encoding receptor protein kinase-like protein ZAR1 yields the protein MSVLVTFLILMLCNYGGVFIVSSLNDEGIALLTFKRSIKEDPDGSLNNWNNSDENPCSWNGITCRDQRVVSVSIPNKKLYGFLSTSLGSLSELRHVNLRSNRFFGALGSDLLKAQGLQSLVLYGNSFSGNLPFEIGNLQYLQTLDLSQNFFNESLPTSFIQCKRLRNLDVSQNNFSGSLPNGFGKNLVLLEKLDLSFNEFDGPIPGDLGYLSNLQGTLDLSHNMFNGSIPSILGNLPEKVYIDLTYNKLSGPIPQNGALINRGPTAFIGNPGLCGPPLKNLCSSDSETGSSSSIPYLPSNYPPQGGENVGKGQGLSKPAMIAIIVGDVIGICAIGLLFSYCYSRLCPRGKRNNENSYGFEKGRKARKECLCFKKDESETLSENIEQYDLVPLDAQVAFDLDELLKASAFVLGKSGIGIVYKVVLEDGLTLAVRRLGEGGSQRFKEFQTEVEAIGKLRHQKLVNLRAYYWSVDEKLLIYDFIPNGNLATAIHGKPGLVTFAPISWSTRLKIMKGVAKGMVYLHEYSPKKYVHGNLKPSNILLGPDMEPKISDFGLGRLANIAGASPTMQSSRMASEKPQQRQQTSSTASEAATFVSTSSFGLYYQAPEAVKMVKPSQKWDIYSYGVILLEMITGRGPLVLVGNTEMDLVHWMQQSIEEKKPLSDVLDPHLAQDVDKEEEIISVLKIAMACTQGSPERRPSTRHVSDAMERIPISSD
- the LOC142555352 gene encoding auxin-responsive protein IAA32-like, whose product is MDSNASSYILPTAYCVNKEDSKLIDLGLSLRALQPDAGYPCAHENYDQILVDWQQLHPHMKRATDLNTHIIKESLNGESSERTQNKQCWTSYVKVSMDGVIVGRKVCIIDHMDYLSLALQLEDMFGKYTISGLRLFEVGSQFSLFYKDIDEQWSTIADVPWKEFVERVQRLRIACYNDEANHIVSSSALVNSI